A single uncultured Methanobrevibacter sp. DNA region contains:
- a CDS encoding HNH endonuclease, which yields MRNHHDTKRRMDDISKSKSIDEVRNTKEYKDWVKSIKERDNECCVLCGADQHLEAHHVFSFKNFIPLRLEPDNGITLCHWCHKKYHTFYNLENTNPVTLLKFFKDFRF from the coding sequence TTGAGAAATCATCATGACACAAAAAGAAGAATGGATGACATTTCAAAAAGCAAAAGCATAGATGAAGTGAGAAACACCAAGGAGTATAAGGACTGGGTTAAAAGTATAAAAGAAAGGGATAATGAATGCTGCGTTTTATGCGGAGCCGACCAGCACCTGGAAGCCCATCACGTGTTCTCGTTTAAGAATTTTATACCCCTGCGTCTTGAGCCGGACAACGGCATAACCTTATGTCACTGGTGTCATAAAAAGTATCATACATTTTATAACCTTGAGAATACCAATCCCGTAACACTTCTGAAATTCTTTAAGGATTTCAGGTTTTAG
- the rhuM gene encoding RhuM family protein: MVDPRVNSKQATYFRRWATSVLKEYIVKGFALDDELLKKGTRFGKDYFDHLL; encoded by the coding sequence TTGGTTGACCCTCGTGTAAACAGCAAACAGGCAACATACTTTCGCAGATGGGCAACAAGCGTGCTTAAGGAGTATATTGTAAAAGGTTTTGCACTGGATGATGAATTATTAAAAAAAGGCACAAGATTCGGGAAAGATTACTTTGACCATTTGCTTTAA
- a CDS encoding FRG domain-containing protein translates to MVDEKYIWEHKIKNCYELFDLIEGRDEIENIHGKCIFRGIKKESYPLCPKSLRNDGADLNEAISPKETFPYRVTNAQIREYSIPQDDLEKYGGEYYLRTNKYYETPRDGWFDDISLNRLQIKKECNVLMKFINRADKTGLKININQEIRDLIDNSDFYYPEDYWPRESFYEIIGLAQHYGMPTRFLDWSYDYKSSIYFAVSDILNYKDKDYEEADGVLWAFNYKLFYPFNHKNNRTGEKFKLRFYRPEYYSNPNLTAQKGFFTFIINDLYNQDEKSFDDIIIDDFKKNNDNNFSGESLTRSHGLTDSDVPEGEKIFYKFIIPSKLKPKILKKIYEDDYSEEFLFPGYNGVSNSVKNKVILDELLMK, encoded by the coding sequence ATGGTTGATGAAAAATATATTTGGGAACATAAAATCAAAAACTGTTATGAACTTTTTGATTTAATAGAGGGTCGTGATGAAATTGAGAATATACATGGAAAATGTATTTTTAGAGGAATAAAGAAAGAATCATATCCGTTATGTCCAAAATCGTTAAGGAATGATGGGGCTGATTTAAATGAAGCTATTTCGCCAAAGGAAACATTTCCATATCGAGTTACTAATGCTCAAATTAGGGAATATTCAATCCCTCAAGATGACCTTGAGAAATACGGTGGAGAATATTATTTAAGGACCAATAAATATTATGAAACTCCAAGAGATGGGTGGTTTGATGATATCAGTTTAAATAGGTTGCAGATTAAAAAAGAGTGTAATGTTTTAATGAAATTCATTAATCGTGCAGATAAAACTGGTTTAAAAATTAATATTAATCAAGAGATTCGTGATTTAATAGACAATTCTGATTTCTACTATCCTGAAGATTATTGGCCAAGAGAAAGCTTTTATGAAATTATTGGATTAGCTCAACACTATGGGATGCCTACAAGATTTTTAGATTGGTCATATGATTATAAATCTTCAATATATTTTGCTGTTTCTGATATTTTAAATTATAAAGATAAAGATTATGAAGAGGCAGATGGTGTTTTATGGGCATTTAATTATAAATTATTTTATCCTTTCAATCATAAAAATAATAGGACAGGTGAAAAATTTAAATTAAGATTTTATAGGCCAGAATATTATTCAAATCCTAATTTAACTGCTCAAAAAGGATTTTTTACATTTATTATAAATGATTTGTATAATCAAGATGAAAAATCATTTGATGATATAATTATTGATGATTTTAAAAAAAATAATGATAATAATTTCAGTGGTGAATCATTAACTAGATCTCATGGATTAACAGATTCTGACGTTCCTGAAGGAGAAAAAATATTTTATAAATTTATCATTCCTTCAAAATTAAAACCTAAAATTCTAAAAAAAATATATGAAGATGATTATTCAGAAGAGTTTTTATTCCCAGGTTATAATGGTGTTTCCAATAGTGTAAAAAACAAGGTAATTTTAGATGAGTTGTTGATGAAATGA
- a CDS encoding FRG domain-containing protein: protein MESTNNIIEIKIDSYDDLVNHIKGKTDKCGDLRDNFIFRGLSNFEYELVPSALRKDDLNQPIVNDYVGGDLGFLVLISNEDVNSNFLEEQVHTDLGYGKLILFDKNHHPFFDNYREYLKNKNYLQIKRETYALLKFLNIADKNGLKINTSYETRSKIHNYLNPDKITFWPKKSFFEIISLAQHYNLPTCALDWTYDYHVALYFAVKDILENKNNDGVIWALNYRLFEDNYNESNEYKLRFYRPEYHSNPNLRAQKGLFTFLINPVDEILDCPLDQAICNEIKNIGKKNKKTVFDNGKDLILIPPEITENDIIFYKFVISKNAKLDILEELYKEGYSEDTLFPGYGRVIQNMGNRVMLENIKNESDKKPKKNILLKIKNCEDIFQRKINYLFGKFNFNSEIENIYIYSPESQEIKGYFKANEIIKNSPNLIWEKYHNKSNWLKKDFNNYFKDNEAYAIRINGLIEFKFPFKINNFSMRNQFMYIEPDNTDINFLLNFK from the coding sequence ATGGAATCTACAAACAACATTATTGAGATAAAGATTGATAGTTATGATGATTTAGTTAATCATATTAAAGGAAAAACGGATAAATGTGGGGATCTTAGGGATAATTTTATTTTTAGAGGTTTATCGAATTTTGAATATGAATTAGTACCTTCTGCTTTAAGAAAAGATGATCTCAATCAACCTATTGTAAATGATTATGTTGGTGGAGATTTAGGTTTTTTAGTTTTGATTAGTAATGAGGATGTTAATTCTAATTTTTTAGAAGAGCAGGTGCATACTGATTTAGGTTATGGAAAATTGATTTTATTTGACAAAAATCATCATCCTTTTTTTGATAACTATAGAGAGTATTTAAAAAATAAAAATTATTTACAAATCAAAAGAGAAACATATGCTTTATTGAAATTTTTAAATATTGCCGATAAAAATGGATTAAAAATTAATACCAGTTATGAGACCAGAAGTAAAATACATAATTATTTGAATCCTGATAAAATTACATTCTGGCCAAAAAAGTCCTTTTTTGAAATAATTTCTTTAGCTCAACATTATAATTTACCAACTTGTGCTCTTGACTGGACTTATGATTATCATGTAGCATTATATTTTGCCGTAAAGGACATTTTAGAAAATAAAAATAATGATGGGGTTATCTGGGCATTGAATTATAGATTATTTGAAGATAATTATAATGAATCAAATGAGTATAAGTTACGATTTTATAGACCAGAATATCATTCAAATCCAAATTTAAGAGCTCAAAAAGGATTATTCACATTTTTAATAAATCCGGTTGATGAAATCTTAGACTGTCCGTTAGATCAGGCAATCTGTAATGAAATTAAAAATATTGGAAAAAAGAATAAAAAGACTGTTTTTGACAATGGAAAAGACTTAATATTAATCCCTCCTGAAATAACTGAAAATGATATAATCTTTTATAAATTCGTAATTTCTAAAAATGCTAAGTTAGATATCCTAGAAGAATTATATAAAGAAGGTTATTCTGAAGATACTTTATTTCCGGGATATGGTAGGGTTATACAAAATATGGGAAATCGAGTCATGTTAGAAAATATAAAGAATGAAAGTGATAAAAAACCTAAAAAGAATATCTTGCTAAAAATTAAGAATTGTGAGGACATATTTCAAAGAAAGATAAATTATTTATTTGGTAAGTTCAATTTTAATTCAGAAATTGAAAATATTTATATTTATTCGCCGGAATCCCAAGAAATTAAAGGATATTTCAAAGCTAATGAAATCATTAAGAATTCTCCTAATTTGATCTGGGAAAAATATCATAATAAATCTAATTGGTTAAAAAAGGATTTTAACAATTATTTTAAAGATAATGAAGCGTATGCCATCAGAATAAATGGTTTAATAGAATTTAAGTTTCCATTCAAAATCAATAATTTTAGTATGAGGAATCAATTTATGTATATTGAACCCGATAACACGGATATAAACTTTTTATTGAATTTTAAGTAA